One genomic segment of Belonocnema kinseyi isolate 2016_QV_RU_SX_M_011 chromosome 2, B_treatae_v1, whole genome shotgun sequence includes these proteins:
- the LOC117183013 gene encoding uncharacterized protein LOC117183013 — protein MVLQKKPDNTEMNDLLVSVWTPDADFVFPATEINKKNLRFQFSRLQKYHWLTYAAVEDGAYCRVCILFAQKVVGKGKHERLNLLVQTCVKDWKRALKGFKDHQTKRYHLDASNDAQNFKLIYENKKNDVVIEIDQSRKRLRLENRRKLTPIICAILFYCRQGLAIRGRRDDGSLPLDMPQENDGNFRELLPFAVDSGVVSTPRTFKGSGW, from the coding sequence ATGGTTTTGCAGAAAAAACCCGACAATACTGAGATGAATGATCTTCTTGTAAGTGTATGGACACCAGATGCTGACTTTGTGTTTCCAGCGACGGAAATCAACAAAAAGAATTTGAGATTTCAATTTTCGCGGTTGCAAAAGTATCATTGGTTAACATACGCAGCCGTTGAAGATGGTGCCTATTGTAGAGTTTGCATTTTATTCGCGCAAAAGGTAGTTGGAAAAGGAAAGCACGAACGATTGAATTTGTTAGTGCAAACTTGTGTCAAAGATTGGAAGAGagctttaaaaggatttaaagacCACCAAACTAAGAGATATCACTTGGACGCCTCCAATGATGCACAGAATTTCAAGCTAATATatgaaaacaagaaaaatgacGTCGTCATTGAGATCGACCAGAGCCGAAAACGGCTGCGATTGGAAAACAGAAGAAAGCTTACTCCAATCATTTGTGCTATCTTATTCTACTGCAGACAAGGACTGGCAATACGAGGACGTCGAGATGATGGCTCTTTACCACTGGATATGCCCCAAGAGAATGACGGGAATTTCAGGGAACTTTTGCCTTTCGCTGTGGATAGTGGAGTCGTAAGCACTCCAAGAACATTTAAAGGTAGTGGGTGGTAA